One window from the genome of Parasteatoda tepidariorum isolate YZ-2023 chromosome 8, CAS_Ptep_4.0, whole genome shotgun sequence encodes:
- the LOC107451934 gene encoding uncharacterized protein isoform X2 has translation MTSKIILNYFLMTVLLVAFYHLIVNDVAANNIPETDLENEILPPYEESSIIENNQRHPQHNQLHRPEETRSNSGGSNIESYQTRNLKMFPMMNMAGNSTNPMSNFCKRIQDSMSQFLKMFGLSQ, from the exons ATGAcatcaaaaatcattttgaactaTTTCCTTATGACAGTGCTGCTTGTGGCTTTTTACCATTTAATCg TAAATGATGTTGCAGCAAATAATATTCCAGAAACTGACCtggaaaacgaaattttacctCCATATGAAGAATCTTCTATAATAGAAAACAATCAAAG acatCCTCAACACAATCAATTACACAGACCAGAAGAAACAAGGAGTAACAGTGGAGGAAGCAATATTGAAAGTTACCAAACACGAAACTTAAAAATG TTTCCAATGATGAATATGGCCGGAAACAGCACTAATCCAATGAGTAATTTCTGTAAAAGAATACAAGATTCAAtgagtcaatttttaaaaatgtttggacTCAGCCAATAA
- the LOC107451934 gene encoding uncharacterized protein isoform X1 encodes MSKGRNMTSKIILNYFLMTVLLVAFYHLIVNDVAANNIPETDLENEILPPYEESSIIENNQRHPQHNQLHRPEETRSNSGGSNIESYQTRNLKMFPMMNMAGNSTNPMSNFCKRIQDSMSQFLKMFGLSQ; translated from the exons ATGTCAAAAGGAAg aAACATGAcatcaaaaatcattttgaactaTTTCCTTATGACAGTGCTGCTTGTGGCTTTTTACCATTTAATCg TAAATGATGTTGCAGCAAATAATATTCCAGAAACTGACCtggaaaacgaaattttacctCCATATGAAGAATCTTCTATAATAGAAAACAATCAAAG acatCCTCAACACAATCAATTACACAGACCAGAAGAAACAAGGAGTAACAGTGGAGGAAGCAATATTGAAAGTTACCAAACACGAAACTTAAAAATG TTTCCAATGATGAATATGGCCGGAAACAGCACTAATCCAATGAGTAATTTCTGTAAAAGAATACAAGATTCAAtgagtcaatttttaaaaatgtttggacTCAGCCAATAA